One genomic window of Salvia miltiorrhiza cultivar Shanhuang (shh) chromosome 4, IMPLAD_Smil_shh, whole genome shotgun sequence includes the following:
- the LOC131019370 gene encoding uncharacterized protein LOC131019370 has translation MTSRDITATAAANHPTSGGNHHHYYPPSNSSSSSSASFRGCCCCLFLLFSFLALLALAVVLVVVLAVKPKKPEFDLQQVGVQYMGISPTTASSAAVSLNIRMVFTAANGNKVGIKYGESRFTVMYRGIPLGRGGVPGFYQPAHSVRRIECVIVVDRVSLLQADAADLVRDASLNDRVELRVVGDVGAKIRILGFTSPGVQVSVDCTIAISPRKQALIYKQCGFDGLSV, from the exons ATGACCTCTCGAGACAtcaccgccaccgccgccgcaaACCACCCTACTTCCGGCGGCAACCACCACCACTACTACCCACCGTCGAATTCGTCATCCTCGTCCTCCGCCTCGTTccgcggctgctgctgctgcctcttcctcctcttctcCTTCCTCGCCCTCCTGGCCCTCGCCGTGGTGCTGGTGGTGGTCCTCgcagtgaagccgaagaagccGGAATTCGACCTCCAGCAGGTGGGCGTGCAGTACATGGGCATCAGCCCCACCAccgcctcctccgccgccgtGTCGCTCAACATCCGGATGGTATTCACCGCCGCCAACGGCAACAAGGTCGGGATCAAGTACGGCGAGTCGCGCTTCACCGTGATGTACCGCGGCATCCCCCTCGGGCGCGGCGGCGTCCCCGGCTTCTACCAGCCCGCCCACAGCGTAAGGCGGATCGAGTGCGTCATCGTCGTCGACCGGGTTAGCTTGCTCCAGGCCGACGCCGCCGATTTGGTCAGGGACGCCTCCTTGAACGACCGGGTCGAATTGCGGGTCGTCGGCGATGTCGGAGCCAAGATCCGGATCCTCGGCTTCACCTCACCCGGTGTGCAG GTATCGGTGGATTGCACAATTGCCATTAGCCCAAGAAAGCAAGCCCTAATATACAAGCAGTGTGGATTCGACGGCCTCAGCGTCTAA